The following are encoded together in the Bacteroidota bacterium genome:
- a CDS encoding glycosyltransferase family 39 protein, translating to MSNSLLATLKANAAEHRSFLLLMVFYVLLSTFMLDNYPRVWVDEPWESITASTLIHEGKMYNPVLENYIAFDKILLQPRLFLSLALAPSYALFGVGPAQGRVVSVACGALLIAGVYLFTKKFFSQRAALVAVWFTLIETMMFFVYRTIRPEIYLATLELFSLLFFFSGIETGRSRNFFWSGLLSGIALWTHPNALLHLIALSVVLLLTYRARTFTSRGAWFVAAGVAAGVFPYLAYVAVNDAQNSFATFYLQLDNRTGALGQSHWLSNSLAGEWGRVLEYMRFPYRAPIVLAFAAGWGYAMLSRKKPLRTLAIVLGVEALCSFFFISSKTVLYSTSVLPLLCIIAAGGIDENLGELQALPGRFRRVFRSRYWKESLAGALFIILSLNQLAGDASLLWQHRSCSYSETIGRLQSAIPQNARVWGSITFWFGFQHQPFRCQYTYLREVERFKPEYMITGDAETWGKDFWRSVRDQAEEIVKQRGTLVAELPENCYGKLRVYHLHW from the coding sequence ATGTCGAATAGCCTTCTTGCGACGCTCAAAGCGAATGCGGCGGAACACAGATCGTTTCTCCTCCTTATGGTGTTCTATGTTCTGCTCTCGACATTCATGCTGGATAACTATCCGCGCGTATGGGTCGATGAGCCGTGGGAATCGATCACCGCATCGACGCTTATCCATGAGGGAAAGATGTACAATCCGGTCCTTGAGAACTACATCGCGTTCGACAAGATTTTGCTTCAGCCGCGCCTCTTCTTGAGCCTTGCCCTGGCCCCCTCCTACGCTCTCTTCGGCGTTGGACCGGCGCAGGGGAGAGTCGTGTCCGTTGCCTGCGGGGCATTGTTGATCGCCGGGGTATATCTCTTCACGAAAAAATTCTTTTCACAACGGGCGGCGCTAGTGGCGGTGTGGTTCACGCTGATCGAAACGATGATGTTCTTCGTGTATCGAACCATCCGTCCCGAAATCTATCTTGCCACCCTCGAACTGTTTTCGCTCCTCTTCTTTTTTTCCGGCATTGAAACCGGACGATCGAGGAATTTCTTCTGGTCGGGGTTGCTCTCCGGCATCGCTCTCTGGACCCACCCTAACGCGCTCCTTCATTTGATCGCACTCTCCGTCGTTCTGCTTCTGACGTACAGAGCGCGCACGTTCACCTCGCGAGGCGCCTGGTTTGTTGCCGCAGGCGTTGCTGCCGGCGTTTTTCCTTATCTTGCGTACGTGGCCGTCAACGATGCACAAAATTCATTTGCAACATTTTACCTTCAGCTCGACAACCGAACCGGAGCGCTTGGACAATCCCATTGGCTATCCAACAGCCTTGCCGGCGAATGGGGACGCGTCCTCGAATATATGCGATTTCCGTACAGAGCTCCGATCGTCCTGGCCTTCGCCGCCGGATGGGGGTATGCTATGTTGTCCAGAAAAAAACCGTTACGTACTCTTGCCATCGTTCTCGGCGTTGAAGCGTTGTGCTCTTTCTTTTTCATCTCAAGCAAAACGGTGCTTTATTCAACCTCGGTTCTGCCCCTGCTGTGTATCATCGCGGCAGGAGGCATCGATGAGAACCTTGGGGAACTGCAAGCGCTTCCGGGAAGATTCCGACGGGTTTTCCGTTCGCGGTATTGGAAGGAATCGCTCGCAGGGGCGCTTTTCATCATTCTCTCTCTGAACCAGCTCGCCGGCGACGCAAGCTTGTTGTGGCAGCATAGATCTTGCTCATATTCCGAAACGATCGGACGTCTTCAATCCGCGATCCCGCAGAATGCGCGCGTGTGGGGGTCAATCACCTTCTGGTTCGGGTTCCAGCACCAGCCGTTCCGCTGCCAGTATACCTATTTGCGGGAGGTCGAAAGATTCAAGCCGGAGTATATGATTACTGGAGACGCGGAAACGTGGGGAAAGGATTTTTGGAGATCCGTCCGCGACCAGGCAGAAGAGATCGTCAAGCAGCGCGGAACGCTGGTCGCAGAGCTTCCCGAAAATTGCTACGGAAAATTGCGCGTCTATCATCTGCATTGGTAG
- a CDS encoding glycosyltransferase family 2 protein, with product MTTFVIPVYNGALMVERLYQRLLPVASSLGHYEIIFVDDGSTDNSFSVLTKLQTRDRNICAVQLSRNFGQHNATLAGLSCAHGDIVVTLDQDLQNPPEEIPGMIKKLDEGFDVVYGLPEERAHNLFRNMTSDFSKWISRKILTTALNGNFSSFRVMKKWVADEIVKYNSSYTYIDGLISWTTTNIGGVTVRNDRSDFQSHYTVLRLINHGLNLLVNFSIKPLQIASMLGLVSALAGLIGAAIVVAQKIMYNIPVQGWTSLMVVVLVIGGMQIVFLGLIGEYTGRILMNSNSSPKFIIRETKKGTTRGAAKKK from the coding sequence ATGACTACGTTTGTCATCCCTGTCTACAACGGCGCCCTCATGGTTGAGCGTCTGTATCAACGGCTGCTTCCCGTTGCATCGTCGCTCGGCCATTATGAAATAATCTTTGTCGATGATGGAAGCACGGACAACAGTTTCTCCGTCCTCACCAAACTTCAGACGCGGGATCGGAACATCTGCGCCGTCCAGCTCAGCCGGAACTTCGGCCAGCACAATGCAACGCTGGCGGGACTTTCGTGCGCCCATGGCGACATTGTGGTTACCCTGGACCAGGATCTGCAGAATCCTCCAGAAGAGATCCCCGGCATGATCAAGAAACTTGACGAAGGTTTCGACGTTGTCTACGGGCTCCCGGAAGAGCGCGCACACAACCTATTCCGGAACATGACCTCGGACTTCAGCAAATGGATTTCCCGAAAGATCCTCACGACGGCGCTGAACGGCAATTTCAGCAGTTTCCGCGTGATGAAGAAATGGGTTGCGGATGAAATAGTCAAATACAATTCGTCGTATACCTACATCGACGGACTCATCAGCTGGACGACGACGAACATCGGCGGGGTGACCGTCAGAAACGACCGGTCCGACTTTCAATCGCACTATACGGTCCTTCGGTTGATCAATCACGGCCTCAACCTTCTCGTCAATTTTTCGATCAAGCCCCTTCAGATCGCCTCCATGCTCGGGCTAGTCAGCGCTCTTGCCGGTTTGATAGGAGCAGCGATCGTCGTAGCTCAAAAGATCATGTACAATATTCCTGTGCAAGGATGGACATCGCTCATGGTCGTGGTACTGGTGATCGGCGGAATGCAGATCGTTTTTCTCGGGCTCATCGGCGAATACACCGGGAGAATCCTGATGAACTCCAACAGTTCCCCCAAATTTATTATTCGCGAAACCAAAAAAGGGACCACTCGCGGTGCCGCCAAAAAGAAATAA
- a CDS encoding NAD-dependent epimerase/dehydratase family protein: MPPKRNNIALVLGGCGFLGSVVTRRLVEEGMDVRVFDKEGQDTYRIRSVIDKIDLQFGDFSNLGDLKQALEGATTVLHFIGTTIPQTSMNDIKYDVETNVLPTVRLLELLKENKSTRIIFASSGGTVYGASAAHRPISEDAPTEPISAYGISKLTVEKFIKLFSFNYALPYVILRFANPYGPSQHPLRPQGAVGVFLNKALKGEEITIWGNGSAVRDYLYEEDLAAAVAAAVKKTSMRGVFNVGTGTGTSLNEIVNLIQTTFAVSCRVAYDNERTFDVPYNVLDIGKIRSETGWTPARSLTDGLTTMKKLMLRS; encoded by the coding sequence GTGCCGCCAAAAAGAAATAATATTGCCCTGGTCCTGGGGGGTTGCGGCTTCCTCGGATCCGTCGTTACGCGACGGCTGGTCGAAGAAGGAATGGATGTCCGAGTCTTCGATAAAGAGGGACAGGACACCTACCGCATCAGGTCCGTCATCGATAAGATCGACCTGCAATTCGGCGATTTTTCCAACCTCGGCGATTTGAAGCAGGCGCTCGAAGGAGCTACGACAGTCCTTCATTTCATCGGTACCACGATTCCGCAAACATCGATGAACGACATCAAGTACGATGTCGAGACAAACGTCCTCCCGACCGTCCGTTTGCTCGAATTGCTTAAAGAGAATAAGTCGACTAGGATCATTTTCGCGTCGTCCGGGGGAACGGTGTACGGCGCTTCCGCAGCGCATCGACCGATTTCTGAAGACGCTCCAACGGAGCCGATCTCGGCGTACGGAATCTCAAAATTGACCGTCGAAAAATTTATCAAATTGTTCTCGTTCAACTACGCCCTTCCCTACGTGATCCTCCGGTTCGCTAACCCGTACGGACCGAGCCAGCATCCGCTCCGTCCCCAAGGAGCCGTCGGCGTTTTTTTGAACAAAGCGTTAAAAGGAGAAGAGATCACTATTTGGGGAAACGGATCAGCTGTCAGGGATTATTTGTATGAAGAGGACCTGGCCGCCGCGGTTGCAGCCGCGGTGAAAAAAACCTCGATGCGGGGAGTGTTCAACGTCGGAACAGGCACCGGAACTTCTTTGAACGAAATTGTCAATTTGATTCAAACAACGTTTGCGGTCTCCTGCCGGGTTGCGTATGACAATGAGCGGACGTTCGACGTCCCGTATAATGTCCTTGACATCGGAAAGATCCGTTCAGAGACCGGCTGGACACCGGCCCGCTCTCTGACCGACGGCCTGACCACGATGAAGAAATTGATGCTGCGGTCATAA
- a CDS encoding heparinase II/III family protein, whose translation MNIIKFCTLGIRTAGPVRFLSIVALKAYRAAAERHRNKTLRLGCKQSLASISFNGTLPLEQEAGARFRSAFPGAFASLLAAAQSYRARQFEFLGRSIRFDRNVNWHRDPDSMKEWEKRVYREISIYSEGAPGDVKLVWELSRHQYFVTLGQAFYLSGDRAYLDELVAQWLNWIEENPCTIGINWASPLEIGVRLISWTLAFQFIEDHLPKTVRTTILNSVWEQLTFLSYHLSLDKIVPTNHLIGEAAGLFIAACSFRFDESDRWGHRAQRILEEEILRQVFDDGISKEESSSYHRFNVDFFLLSFIRAVRSGHPFSEDYKGRLEKMIGYLFAIRTPDSLLPRYGDFDNGRGFSLSPSVNFWDVRGLIAAGGALFKNEAFSDESFFNEEAYWLLSSSEWEGKGKNRSVVPSESGTIFPRSGHVVIKNQHYGEYCFFRAGEFGMGGNGFSSHSHNDLFSPVIYLNGCSIIAETGTSIYVGNDQERDYLRSARAHNVTISPASDFFESKRWFGWKRSLNGRIIGSMQTRKEIRVECGFDGPFADLYKRSIRYEPDHHLFAVEESFTKNVPEVHSYFHLEHGITVSAKEGNADIVLNNRTIAHCLFPPSVHLTTEQGWISRSYGIKESSVIIHFTWHAEAGKPVIFSFIALPA comes from the coding sequence GTGAATATCATAAAATTCTGCACTCTTGGAATTCGAACGGCTGGGCCTGTTCGATTCCTCTCCATCGTTGCATTGAAGGCATATCGGGCGGCTGCGGAACGACACCGCAACAAAACGCTGCGCCTCGGCTGCAAACAATCCCTCGCTTCAATTTCATTCAACGGAACGCTTCCTCTGGAACAAGAAGCCGGAGCCCGGTTCAGGTCGGCCTTTCCAGGCGCGTTTGCGTCTCTCCTTGCCGCGGCTCAATCCTATCGGGCCCGCCAATTCGAGTTCCTGGGACGGTCAATCCGGTTTGACCGAAATGTGAATTGGCACCGGGACCCGGATTCGATGAAAGAGTGGGAGAAAAGAGTTTACAGAGAGATCTCGATATACTCTGAGGGGGCTCCGGGAGACGTTAAGCTTGTGTGGGAATTGAGCCGCCATCAATATTTTGTTACGTTGGGGCAGGCGTTCTATCTTTCAGGCGACCGGGCATATCTGGACGAGTTGGTTGCCCAGTGGCTGAACTGGATCGAGGAAAACCCCTGTACCATCGGCATCAATTGGGCGAGTCCGCTTGAAATCGGCGTTCGATTGATCTCGTGGACGTTGGCTTTCCAATTTATTGAAGATCATCTGCCGAAAACTGTCCGAACGACAATACTCAATAGTGTCTGGGAGCAATTGACATTCCTCTCGTACCATTTGTCGCTGGACAAAATAGTCCCCACGAATCATCTGATCGGAGAAGCCGCCGGGCTGTTTATTGCCGCATGCTCGTTTCGTTTCGACGAGTCCGACCGATGGGGGCATAGAGCACAAAGGATCCTTGAAGAAGAAATTCTCCGTCAGGTCTTTGATGACGGAATATCAAAAGAAGAATCGTCATCATACCACCGCTTCAATGTCGACTTCTTTTTGCTGTCGTTCATTCGAGCTGTAAGATCGGGCCATCCCTTTTCGGAAGACTATAAGGGGCGGCTCGAAAAAATGATCGGCTATCTTTTCGCGATACGTACACCCGATTCCCTTCTCCCCCGATACGGCGACTTCGACAACGGAAGGGGATTCTCCCTTTCACCCTCAGTAAATTTTTGGGACGTACGCGGATTGATCGCTGCTGGTGGCGCGCTCTTCAAAAACGAAGCATTTTCCGACGAATCCTTTTTCAACGAAGAAGCCTATTGGCTGCTTTCCTCCTCCGAATGGGAGGGAAAAGGAAAGAATCGTTCGGTCGTACCGTCGGAATCGGGAACGATATTCCCTCGGAGCGGTCACGTCGTCATCAAAAATCAACATTACGGAGAGTATTGTTTCTTCCGTGCGGGTGAATTTGGAATGGGGGGGAATGGCTTTTCATCACACAGCCATAATGATTTATTTTCTCCGGTCATTTATTTGAATGGATGTTCTATAATAGCAGAAACAGGAACCTCCATTTACGTTGGAAACGATCAGGAGCGTGATTACCTCCGGTCGGCGAGAGCCCACAATGTCACAATCTCGCCGGCCTCGGATTTTTTCGAGTCAAAGCGCTGGTTTGGGTGGAAAAGAAGTCTGAACGGCAGGATTATAGGATCCATGCAAACCCGGAAAGAGATTCGGGTCGAATGCGGCTTCGATGGACCGTTTGCCGACCTCTATAAGCGTAGTATCCGGTATGAGCCGGACCATCATCTTTTTGCCGTCGAAGAAAGCTTTACAAAGAATGTTCCTGAAGTTCATTCATATTTTCATCTTGAGCACGGAATAACAGTATCAGCAAAAGAGGGGAACGCTGACATCGTTTTGAATAATCGGACGATCGCTCACTGCCTCTTCCCACCCAGCGTACACTTGACAACCGAACAAGGATGGATATCACGGTCATACGGCATCAAAGAATCATCGGTGATCATCCACTTCACATGGCACGCTGAGGCAGGAAAGCCAGTGATCTTCTCATTCATCGCACTTCCGGCGTAG
- a CDS encoding class I SAM-dependent methyltransferase has protein sequence MEDQLYKKFFEVETTHWWFTARQSIVSDIVRRNVPLSSHSRVLDVGCGTGAILAMFQAQCDAYGTDMSPLAIDFCHKRGLANAFCCTLDTFPRRDLRFDLVTLLDVIEHIDDDKGVLKQAHELIKPEGNILVTVPAYQFLWSSHDDLNHHKRRYVKSQLRNVLEGSGFTIKRISYYNTLLFPTALVGRGAERFFKAKNDVTLDIPPGPINFLLKEIFGFERFLLRTATLPFGLSIIALATKKPI, from the coding sequence ATGGAAGATCAACTCTATAAAAAATTCTTTGAAGTTGAGACAACGCACTGGTGGTTTACAGCCCGTCAGAGTATTGTCTCCGACATTGTCCGGCGCAATGTGCCTCTTTCTTCACATTCAAGAGTGCTCGATGTCGGCTGTGGTACGGGAGCGATCCTCGCGATGTTCCAAGCACAATGCGATGCTTACGGAACCGACATGTCCCCCCTCGCAATCGACTTCTGCCATAAGCGGGGGCTTGCAAACGCCTTCTGCTGCACGCTCGACACTTTTCCCCGCCGCGACCTCCGGTTCGACCTGGTCACACTCCTGGATGTCATCGAACATATCGACGATGATAAAGGGGTGTTGAAGCAGGCACATGAGCTGATCAAACCAGAGGGGAACATCCTAGTGACCGTTCCTGCCTACCAATTTCTTTGGAGCAGCCATGACGATCTGAATCACCACAAACGCCGTTATGTCAAATCGCAGCTGCGAAATGTCTTGGAAGGAAGCGGTTTCACGATCAAACGCATTTCATACTATAATACGCTTTTGTTCCCCACAGCGCTTGTCGGCCGAGGAGCAGAAAGGTTCTTCAAGGCTAAGAACGATGTTACCCTCGACATCCCTCCTGGCCCGATCAACTTCCTCCTGAAGGAAATCTTCGGCTTCGAGCGATTCCTCTTGCGAACAGCGACCTTGCCTTTCGGACTATCAATTATCGCCCTTGCAACGAAAAAGCCAATCTAA
- the eutM gene encoding ethanolamine utilization microcompartment protein EutM has translation MSDNSLDALGMVETKGLVGSIEAADAMVKAAKVTLIGKEQIGGGYVTVMVRGDVGAVKAATDAGAAAAQRVGELVSVHVIPRPHSDVEMILPKRPAVK, from the coding sequence ATGTCAGACAATTCACTCGATGCCCTCGGAATGGTTGAAACAAAAGGACTTGTCGGATCGATTGAAGCGGCGGATGCAATGGTGAAAGCAGCCAAGGTTACACTGATCGGCAAGGAGCAAATCGGCGGAGGATATGTTACCGTCATGGTCCGGGGCGATGTGGGAGCAGTGAAAGCCGCAACCGATGCCGGAGCAGCGGCAGCGCAGAGGGTCGGCGAGCTGGTTTCGGTACATGTCATTCCGCGGCCGCACAGCGATGTTGAAATGATCCTTCCTAAACGACCGGCAGTAAAATAG
- a CDS encoding BMC domain-containing protein produces the protein MMDFAFGMVETKGLVAAIEAADAMVKTSNVRLLGKERTDPAMITIKIIGDTAAVRSAVEAGAEAAKRVGQLISSHVIPRPADGVESLVFAKSILTEEEIALLLHGEAPPSVPSEQPLVEEDEDVAFSPPQSTEREAYLAELKAMTVHELRSYARSFKGLPIYGREISMANKEQLLDHLMKAKFRD, from the coding sequence ATGATGGACTTTGCTTTCGGCATGGTGGAAACGAAAGGCCTTGTGGCGGCGATCGAAGCGGCGGACGCAATGGTTAAGACTTCGAATGTACGCCTGCTGGGAAAGGAACGAACCGACCCTGCCATGATCACAATTAAAATTATCGGCGACACCGCGGCAGTCCGGTCTGCGGTAGAGGCGGGGGCAGAGGCTGCAAAGCGCGTCGGACAGCTGATCTCTTCTCATGTAATTCCCCGTCCTGCCGACGGGGTGGAATCATTGGTGTTCGCTAAATCCATTCTCACCGAAGAAGAAATCGCCCTTTTGCTCCACGGCGAGGCTCCCCCTTCTGTGCCTTCAGAACAACCGCTTGTTGAGGAGGATGAGGACGTTGCCTTTTCTCCCCCTCAGTCGACCGAACGGGAAGCCTATCTCGCCGAGCTCAAAGCCATGACCGTCCACGAGCTTCGCTCCTATGCCCGAAGCTTCAAGGGTTTGCCGATCTACGGAAGAGAGATCTCCATGGCAAACAAAGAACAGCTACTTGACCATTTGATGAAGGCGAAGTTTCGTGATTAA
- a CDS encoding CdaR family protein: protein MLPLVEDGFFISAASLMKNKNFHIAFFSTLFAAALWLSVNMGYEYQTVVSVPLILENIKPNKALAKPVPSFVSVKVRATGWQLAGMYFVPDVRYVLDVSDISNKYNFVTNKDLIVRLKMPQRVRTLEVKPDTIAVLLDEKIKKVVPVEPVVAMSFHEGYGIVGEIKSSPDSVSLSGAKGLLDKIDRWRTDQLTFADLKNGVNARVGVSDTLAFSIVPSPSTVNIQIDVQPIAEKSFKGIPVEVNDVPGNRVVVLIPPKIDIIVRGGIEEIAAVEQKDFSSYIDYKSILLDTTGSLRPTVTTPKNIKIVQQDPELLQYVVRK from the coding sequence ATGCTGCCGCTCGTCGAAGATGGATTTTTTATTTCTGCTGCCTCCTTAATGAAGAACAAGAACTTTCATATTGCATTTTTTTCCACACTGTTTGCGGCAGCGCTCTGGCTTTCGGTGAATATGGGGTATGAATACCAGACCGTCGTTTCCGTCCCCCTCATTCTGGAAAATATCAAGCCGAACAAAGCGCTCGCAAAACCGGTCCCCTCTTTTGTCAGCGTCAAGGTTCGCGCCACGGGCTGGCAGCTCGCCGGAATGTACTTTGTCCCGGACGTACGTTATGTGCTCGACGTCTCCGACATCTCGAATAAATACAACTTTGTGACGAATAAGGATCTGATCGTCCGGCTGAAAATGCCTCAGAGAGTGCGCACGCTTGAAGTCAAGCCCGATACCATCGCCGTGCTGCTTGACGAAAAGATCAAAAAGGTTGTCCCCGTCGAGCCGGTCGTGGCAATGAGTTTTCATGAAGGATATGGAATCGTTGGGGAAATTAAATCCAGCCCCGACAGCGTCTCCCTCTCTGGCGCCAAAGGCCTTCTCGATAAGATCGACCGGTGGCGAACCGACCAATTGACGTTCGCGGACCTGAAGAACGGTGTCAACGCCCGGGTCGGAGTTTCGGACACGCTGGCATTCAGCATCGTCCCCTCCCCCTCCACCGTCAATATTCAGATCGACGTGCAGCCGATCGCCGAGAAGAGCTTTAAGGGAATCCCCGTCGAAGTGAACGACGTCCCCGGCAACCGCGTGGTCGTCCTCATCCCTCCGAAGATCGACATCATCGTGCGGGGGGGAATTGAAGAGATCGCAGCGGTGGAGCAAAAGGATTTTTCATCGTACATCGACTACAAATCCATTCTGCTGGATACGACCGGCTCGCTTCGTCCCACTGTTACCACACCGAAAAACATCAAGATCGTTCAACAGGATCCGGAGCTCCTGCAATACGTCGTGAGAAAATAA
- a CDS encoding pyridoxine 5'-phosphate synthase produces MKLSINIDHIATVREARGGKEPDPVDAAAVCELAGADGIVCHLREDRRHINDGDVVRLRKSLRTKLDLEMAATEEIIAIALKIVPDLVTLVPEKRQELTTEGGLDVVRHKAKIGKTIRRMHEKKILVSLFVDPVKKQVDASKELGADMIEIHTGEYAEARSAAVQDKLLQKVREIAEYGKTLDLGVNAGHGLNYVNVQPVAAIPSIDEMSIGHAIISRSMFVGLERAVREMRELVVGR; encoded by the coding sequence ATGAAGCTTTCGATCAATATCGACCATATCGCAACCGTCCGTGAAGCGCGCGGCGGGAAGGAACCGGACCCCGTCGACGCGGCGGCCGTGTGCGAGCTTGCCGGCGCGGACGGCATCGTCTGCCATTTGCGCGAAGACCGGCGCCATATCAACGACGGCGACGTCGTTCGGCTGCGAAAGTCACTCAGGACAAAATTAGACCTGGAGATGGCCGCAACGGAAGAGATCATTGCCATCGCCCTCAAAATTGTTCCCGACCTTGTGACCCTTGTCCCCGAAAAGCGGCAGGAGCTGACCACCGAAGGGGGGCTGGATGTTGTCCGCCATAAGGCGAAGATAGGCAAGACGATCCGGAGGATGCACGAAAAGAAGATCCTCGTCAGCCTGTTCGTCGACCCGGTCAAAAAACAGGTCGATGCGTCGAAGGAACTCGGCGCTGACATGATCGAGATCCATACCGGGGAATACGCCGAAGCCCGCTCGGCGGCGGTTCAGGACAAACTTTTGCAAAAAGTGAGAGAGATCGCCGAGTACGGGAAGACATTGGATTTAGGCGTCAACGCCGGCCACGGCTTGAATTACGTGAACGTGCAGCCGGTCGCCGCCATTCCCTCCATCGATGAAATGAGCATCGGACACGCGATCATTTCGCGCTCGATGTTTGTCGGATTGGAACGTGCGGTAAGGGAAATGAGGGAACTTGTCGTCGGTCGATGA
- a CDS encoding bifunctional nuclease family protein, with translation MEKVQVDILGLSTSPSSGGAYALILKEMNGNRRLPIIIGAFEAQSIALEMEGIKPPRPLTHDLMKNIIDTFGVSLQDVTINELRDGTFYAKITIEGVSDSQEVDSRPSDAIALAVRYGVPIFVAEEVLNEAGIVAEGEEEEAGAEPKAEPPAAIKKHTSKLEQLQTSLHEAIEKEEYEKAAKLRDDIRKLTMGD, from the coding sequence GTGGAGAAAGTTCAGGTTGACATTCTGGGATTATCGACGAGCCCGTCCAGCGGCGGAGCATATGCGTTGATCCTGAAAGAGATGAACGGCAACAGGCGTTTGCCGATCATCATCGGGGCGTTCGAAGCGCAATCGATTGCGCTGGAGATGGAAGGGATCAAGCCGCCGCGGCCGCTGACGCACGACCTGATGAAGAACATCATCGATACGTTCGGGGTGTCGCTGCAGGATGTCACGATCAATGAATTGCGGGACGGAACGTTCTACGCAAAGATCACCATCGAAGGGGTCAGCGACAGCCAGGAGGTCGATTCCCGCCCGAGTGATGCCATTGCTCTCGCCGTGCGGTACGGTGTGCCGATCTTTGTCGCTGAAGAAGTGCTGAACGAGGCGGGCATTGTTGCCGAAGGGGAAGAAGAGGAGGCGGGCGCCGAACCGAAGGCCGAGCCCCCCGCGGCCATCAAGAAACACACCTCAAAACTGGAGCAACTCCAGACCTCGCTCCATGAAGCGATCGAGAAAGAAGAGTACGAAAAAGCGGCCAAGCTTCGGGACGATATCCGGAAGCTGACGATGGGAGATTGA
- a CDS encoding electron transfer flavoprotein subunit alpha/FixB family protein — translation MKIIAFAEQRGNRFKKTAFEVVGAARTAADRLSAEVVALVVGGNVAPIAGEVGSYGAAKAIVVEDRRLENYSVTAYAKIAAEIVRQESAEIVFFPASALGKDLAPRVSVKLDAGLASECTALRVEGGDLVATRPVYAGKGMVEVRVKSPVKLFSLRPNVFSAGTPSGASAVVEKRTVPLSDDDFGAVVKEVKTVSGKKDVAEADIIVSGGRGLKGPENFSMIEELASTLNAAVGASRAVVDAGWRPHDEQVGQTGKTVAPSLYVAVGISGAVQHLAGMSSSKYIVAINKDKDAPIFSIADYGIVGDAFEIVPALITELKKGKEK, via the coding sequence ATGAAGATCATAGCATTTGCAGAACAGCGGGGCAACCGTTTCAAGAAGACAGCGTTTGAAGTCGTTGGCGCCGCCAGAACTGCCGCGGACCGGCTTTCGGCAGAGGTCGTAGCCCTCGTTGTCGGCGGAAACGTGGCCCCGATCGCGGGCGAAGTCGGAAGTTACGGCGCGGCGAAAGCGATCGTCGTTGAAGATCGCCGCCTTGAGAATTATTCCGTTACGGCGTACGCAAAGATCGCTGCCGAAATCGTCCGCCAGGAATCGGCGGAGATAGTTTTTTTTCCGGCAAGCGCCCTTGGCAAGGATCTCGCTCCCCGTGTCTCGGTAAAATTGGATGCAGGACTGGCGTCGGAATGCACGGCGCTCCGCGTTGAGGGCGGCGATCTCGTCGCCACCCGTCCCGTCTATGCCGGCAAGGGCATGGTCGAGGTCCGCGTGAAATCACCGGTCAAATTATTCTCGCTCCGGCCGAACGTCTTTTCTGCCGGAACCCCGTCGGGGGCGTCCGCTGTCGTCGAGAAGAGGACCGTCCCTCTTTCGGACGATGACTTTGGTGCCGTCGTCAAAGAGGTCAAAACGGTAAGCGGAAAAAAAGATGTCGCGGAAGCCGACATCATCGTGTCGGGGGGACGCGGCTTGAAGGGTCCGGAGAATTTTTCCATGATCGAAGAACTTGCGTCGACGCTGAACGCGGCGGTTGGCGCTTCCCGCGCCGTTGTCGATGCGGGATGGCGTCCGCATGACGAACAGGTCGGCCAGACCGGCAAGACGGTGGCTCCCTCGCTCTATGTCGCGGTCGGAATTTCGGGAGCCGTGCAGCATCTCGCGGGAATGTCGTCGTCGAAGTATATCGTTGCGATCAACAAGGACAAAGACGCGCCGATCTTTTCGATCGCGGACTACGGCATTGTCGGCGATGCCTTCGAAATTGTTCCAGCACTTATCACAGAACTGAAAAAAGGGAAAGAAAAATAA